In Mastacembelus armatus chromosome 4, fMasArm1.2, whole genome shotgun sequence, the following are encoded in one genomic region:
- the dnm3a gene encoding dynamin 3a isoform X1, which yields MGNRGMEDLIPLVNCLHDALSSAGQGCSLYLPQIAVVGGQSAGKSSVLENFVGRDFLPRGSGIVTRRPLILQLLNADTEYGEFLHRKGKKFTDFDEICKEIEVETCRLTGSNKGISPVPINLRIYSPHVLNLTLVDLPGITKVPVGDQPPDIEYQIRDMIMQFICQENCLILAVTPANTDLANSDALKLAKDVDPQGQRTIGVITKLDLMDEGTDAREILENRLLPLRRGYIGVVNRSQKDIDGKKDIKAALLAERNFFLSHPAYKHMSESMGTPYLQRVLNQQLTNHIRDTLPAFRSRLQSQLLALNKEAEIYRQYSPDDPARRTKTLLQLVQRLAVDFEKLIEGSGDKVDTINLSGGARINRIFHERFPYELVKIESNERKLRQEINYAIRNIHGIRTGLFTPDMAFEAIVKKQISTLKGPCIKFIDMVSEELLTTVHQCINKLSSFPKLQDETEKIVTTEIREQESKCRDQVMLLIDIQLAYINTKHEDFIGFINAQQPYNQNKKKGVAGMSGNQGVAPPSSLIVIQKGWLTISNISIMKGGAKEYWFILTAQSLSWFKDDEEKEKKYMLPLDNLKLRDVEKGFMASKFVFAIFNTELRNVYKDYKCLELACDSQDELDSWKASLLRAGVYPEKVTVDGHENRASENLSDPQLERQVETIRNLVDSYMNIVNKTIKDLMPKTIMHLMINSVKEFISSELLAQLYALGECSALMDESPEQQRHREEVLRKHTALKEALAVIGDISSSTCSTPLPPPVDSSWIQTSSPASLCPTSVTGAKPVIRGHAPPVPRVPTHTGSTASSGINGIQQLAGLPTRAPSVPRRQPPAIPKVK from the exons AGACTTCCTTCCACGGGGATCAGGAATTGTCACTCGGAGACCTTTAATCCTCCAGTTACTTAATGCTGACACAG AGTACGGTGAATTTCTCCATCGCAAGGGTAAGAAGTTCACAGACTTTGATGAGATCTGCAAGGAGATAGAGGTAGAGACTTGCAGACTTACAGGCTCGAATAAGGGCATCTCTCCTGTTCCCATCAATCTGCGGATTTATTCTCCACATG TGCTGAACCTGACACTTGTCGACCTGCCTGGCATCACCAAAGTTCCTGTGGGCGACCAACCACCAGACATAGAGTACCAGATACGAGACATGATAATGCAGTTCATCTGTCAGGAAAACTGTCTGATCCTGGCTGTCACACCAGCCAATACTGACCTTGCCAACTCTGATGCACTAAAACTGGCCAAAGATGTTGACCCACAGG GCCAGCGCACAATTGGTGTAATCACTAAGCTGGACTTGATGGATGAGGGAACAGATGCCCGGGAAATACTGGAGAACAGGTTGCTTCCCCTACGCAGAG GTTACATAGGAGTGGTGAACCGCAGTCAGAAGGATATTGATGGGAAAAAAGATATTAAAGCAGCTCTGCTTGCAGAGAGGAACTTCTTCTTGTCCCATCCAGCCTACAAACATATGTCTGAATCCATGGGCACCCCATATTTACAAAGAGTCCTCAACCAG CAACTGACAAACCACATCCGGGACACTTTGCCAGCCTTCCGTAGCCGTCTGCAGAGCCAGCTCCTGGCCTTGAACAAAGAGGCTGAAATTTATAGACAGTATAGTCCTGATGACCCAGCACGCCGCACCAAGACACTgctaca GTTAGTTCAGCGCTTGGCTGTCGACTTTGAGAAGCTAATCGAGGGCTCAGGTGACAAAGTAGACACCATTAATCTGTCAGGAGGTGCGAGGATCAACCGAATTTTTCATGAGCGCTTTCCGTATGAACTGgtcaag attgAATCCAATGAGAGGAAGCTGCGGCAAGAAATTAACTATGCCATCAGAAACATCCATGGAATCAG gACAGGTCTGTTCACTCCTGACATGGCCTTTGAAGCCATAGTAAAGAAACAGATATCAACACTAAAGGGGCCATGCATTAAATTTATTGACATGGTCAGTGAAGAACTACTCACCACTGTGCACCAATGTATTAACAAG CTCAGTTCCTTTCCCAAGCTGCAAGATGAGACTGAGAAAATTGTAACCACTGAAATCCGAGAACAAGAGAGTAAATGCAGAGATCAG GTCATGCTGCTCATTGATATACAGCTTGCCTACATAAATACCAAACATGAAGATTTCATTGGTTTCATTAA TGCCCAGCAGCCatacaaccaaaacaaaaagaagggTGTTGCAGGGATGTCTGGAAACCAG GGTGTGGCTCCTCCCTCAAGTCTAATA GTCATACAGAAGGGCTGGCTGACCATCAGCAACATTAGCATCATGAAAGGTGGCGCAAAAGAGTACTGGTTCATCCTCACAGCTCAGAGTCTATCATGGTTTAAAGATGATGAG gagaaagagaaaaagtatATGCTTCCTCTGGACAACTTAAAGCTCAGAGATGTGGAGAAGGGCTTCATGGCCAGTAAATTTGTCTTTGCTATCTTCAACACAGAGTTAAG GAACGTGTATAAGGACTACAAATGCCTGGAATTGGCCTGTGATTCACAGGATGAGTTGGACAGCTGGAAGGCTTCTCTGCTACGGGCTGGAGTCTACCCTGAGAAAGTCACT GTGGATGGACACGAAAACAGAGCTTCTGAGAACTTATCAGACCCCCAGCTGGAGCGTCAGGTGGAGACCATTCGTAACCTGGTTGACTCCTACATGAATATTGTCAATAAGACGATCAAAGACTTAATGCCAAAGACCATTATGCACCTCATGATCAACAGT GTGAAGGAGTTCATTAGCTCCGAGCTCCTGGCCCAGCTCTATGCTCTGGGAGAATGCTCAGCGCTGATGGATGAGTCACCCGAGCAGCAGCGGCACCGGGAAGAAGTGCTCCGCAAACACACTGCCCTGAAGGAGGCGCTGGCTGTTATTGGAGACATCTCCTCCTCTACCTGCAGCacccctctgcctcctcctgtaGACTCCTCATGGATACAGACCTCCAG CCCAGCATCCCTGTGTCCCACCTCTGTGACCGGTGCCAAGCCAGTGATTCGTGGCCATGCTCCACCTGTTCCTCGGGTGCCCACTCACACTGGATCCACTGCTTCCTCGGGTATCAATGGCATTCAGCAGCTCGCTGGACTCCCAACCCGTGCTCCTAGTGTGCCAAG GAGGCAACCGCCAGCTATCCCAAAAGTGAAATAA
- the dnm3a gene encoding dynamin 3a isoform X2, with the protein MGNRGMEDLIPLVNCLHDALSSAGQGCSLYLPQIAVVGGQSAGKSSVLENFVGRDFLPRGSGIVTRRPLILQLLNADTEYGEFLHRKGKKFTDFDEICKEIEVETCRLTGSNKGISPVPINLRIYSPHVLNLTLVDLPGITKVPVGDQPPDIEYQIRDMIMQFICQENCLILAVTPANTDLANSDALKLAKDVDPQGQRTIGVITKLDLMDEGTDAREILENRLLPLRRGYIGVVNRSQKDIDGKKDIKAALLAERNFFLSHPAYKHMSESMGTPYLQRVLNQQLTNHIRDTLPAFRSRLQSQLLALNKEAEIYRQYSPDDPARRTKTLLQLVQRLAVDFEKLIEGSGDKVDTINLSGGARINRIFHERFPYELVKIESNERKLRQEINYAIRNIHGIRTGLFTPDMAFEAIVKKQISTLKGPCIKFIDMVSEELLTTVHQCINKLSSFPKLQDETEKIVTTEIREQESKCRDQVMLLIDIQLAYINTKHEDFIGFINAQQPYNQNKKKGVAGMSGNQVIQKGWLTISNISIMKGGAKEYWFILTAQSLSWFKDDEEKEKKYMLPLDNLKLRDVEKGFMASKFVFAIFNTELRNVYKDYKCLELACDSQDELDSWKASLLRAGVYPEKVTVDGHENRASENLSDPQLERQVETIRNLVDSYMNIVNKTIKDLMPKTIMHLMINSVKEFISSELLAQLYALGECSALMDESPEQQRHREEVLRKHTALKEALAVIGDISSSTCSTPLPPPVDSSWIQTSSPASLCPTSVTGAKPVIRGHAPPVPRVPTHTGSTASSGINGIQQLAGLPTRAPSVPRRQPPAIPKVK; encoded by the exons AGACTTCCTTCCACGGGGATCAGGAATTGTCACTCGGAGACCTTTAATCCTCCAGTTACTTAATGCTGACACAG AGTACGGTGAATTTCTCCATCGCAAGGGTAAGAAGTTCACAGACTTTGATGAGATCTGCAAGGAGATAGAGGTAGAGACTTGCAGACTTACAGGCTCGAATAAGGGCATCTCTCCTGTTCCCATCAATCTGCGGATTTATTCTCCACATG TGCTGAACCTGACACTTGTCGACCTGCCTGGCATCACCAAAGTTCCTGTGGGCGACCAACCACCAGACATAGAGTACCAGATACGAGACATGATAATGCAGTTCATCTGTCAGGAAAACTGTCTGATCCTGGCTGTCACACCAGCCAATACTGACCTTGCCAACTCTGATGCACTAAAACTGGCCAAAGATGTTGACCCACAGG GCCAGCGCACAATTGGTGTAATCACTAAGCTGGACTTGATGGATGAGGGAACAGATGCCCGGGAAATACTGGAGAACAGGTTGCTTCCCCTACGCAGAG GTTACATAGGAGTGGTGAACCGCAGTCAGAAGGATATTGATGGGAAAAAAGATATTAAAGCAGCTCTGCTTGCAGAGAGGAACTTCTTCTTGTCCCATCCAGCCTACAAACATATGTCTGAATCCATGGGCACCCCATATTTACAAAGAGTCCTCAACCAG CAACTGACAAACCACATCCGGGACACTTTGCCAGCCTTCCGTAGCCGTCTGCAGAGCCAGCTCCTGGCCTTGAACAAAGAGGCTGAAATTTATAGACAGTATAGTCCTGATGACCCAGCACGCCGCACCAAGACACTgctaca GTTAGTTCAGCGCTTGGCTGTCGACTTTGAGAAGCTAATCGAGGGCTCAGGTGACAAAGTAGACACCATTAATCTGTCAGGAGGTGCGAGGATCAACCGAATTTTTCATGAGCGCTTTCCGTATGAACTGgtcaag attgAATCCAATGAGAGGAAGCTGCGGCAAGAAATTAACTATGCCATCAGAAACATCCATGGAATCAG gACAGGTCTGTTCACTCCTGACATGGCCTTTGAAGCCATAGTAAAGAAACAGATATCAACACTAAAGGGGCCATGCATTAAATTTATTGACATGGTCAGTGAAGAACTACTCACCACTGTGCACCAATGTATTAACAAG CTCAGTTCCTTTCCCAAGCTGCAAGATGAGACTGAGAAAATTGTAACCACTGAAATCCGAGAACAAGAGAGTAAATGCAGAGATCAG GTCATGCTGCTCATTGATATACAGCTTGCCTACATAAATACCAAACATGAAGATTTCATTGGTTTCATTAA TGCCCAGCAGCCatacaaccaaaacaaaaagaagggTGTTGCAGGGATGTCTGGAAACCAG GTCATACAGAAGGGCTGGCTGACCATCAGCAACATTAGCATCATGAAAGGTGGCGCAAAAGAGTACTGGTTCATCCTCACAGCTCAGAGTCTATCATGGTTTAAAGATGATGAG gagaaagagaaaaagtatATGCTTCCTCTGGACAACTTAAAGCTCAGAGATGTGGAGAAGGGCTTCATGGCCAGTAAATTTGTCTTTGCTATCTTCAACACAGAGTTAAG GAACGTGTATAAGGACTACAAATGCCTGGAATTGGCCTGTGATTCACAGGATGAGTTGGACAGCTGGAAGGCTTCTCTGCTACGGGCTGGAGTCTACCCTGAGAAAGTCACT GTGGATGGACACGAAAACAGAGCTTCTGAGAACTTATCAGACCCCCAGCTGGAGCGTCAGGTGGAGACCATTCGTAACCTGGTTGACTCCTACATGAATATTGTCAATAAGACGATCAAAGACTTAATGCCAAAGACCATTATGCACCTCATGATCAACAGT GTGAAGGAGTTCATTAGCTCCGAGCTCCTGGCCCAGCTCTATGCTCTGGGAGAATGCTCAGCGCTGATGGATGAGTCACCCGAGCAGCAGCGGCACCGGGAAGAAGTGCTCCGCAAACACACTGCCCTGAAGGAGGCGCTGGCTGTTATTGGAGACATCTCCTCCTCTACCTGCAGCacccctctgcctcctcctgtaGACTCCTCATGGATACAGACCTCCAG CCCAGCATCCCTGTGTCCCACCTCTGTGACCGGTGCCAAGCCAGTGATTCGTGGCCATGCTCCACCTGTTCCTCGGGTGCCCACTCACACTGGATCCACTGCTTCCTCGGGTATCAATGGCATTCAGCAGCTCGCTGGACTCCCAACCCGTGCTCCTAGTGTGCCAAG GAGGCAACCGCCAGCTATCCCAAAAGTGAAATAA
- the pigc gene encoding phosphatidylinositol N-acetylglucosaminyltransferase subunit C, which yields MGPDSAPGPAVPWQKVLWERQPYPDNYVDQRFLEELRRNEGIRQYQYWAVVKEVGFVGQQLSCVAIFITLWLYMEQGLLSPEMLLSTSLVCALLGYGVHQALTSQVESACEPRTRLADLQSATIFLSFTFGFSPVLKTLTESVSTDTVYAMSALMLLAHLVSFPYAQPSPPGSLSLNAALFASVCLASRLPGALHTFAMLSCALLVFALWPCLLQKLRENAPNQFTVVCVCVCLGGVGGLGSLLPGGAVLLALALGSVTLLCPLLLVRLQRHKDNIHGPWDEAEIHEDLSRFLH from the exons ATGGGGCCAGATAGCGCCCCAGGCCCAGCTGTGCCCTGGCAGAAGGTGCTGTGGGAGCGCCAGCCATACCCTGATAACTATGTGGACCAGCGGTTCCTGGAGGAACTGCGGAGGAATGAGGGCATCCGGCAGTACCAGTACTGGGCTGTGGTGAAAGAAGTGGGCTTTGTGGGACAGCAGCTGTCCTGTGTGGCCATTTTCATCACCCTCTGGCTCTACATGGAACAG GGTCTGCTCTCTCCTGAGATGCTGCTGTCCACCAGCCTGGTCTGTGCACTGCTGGGATATGGAGTGCACCAAGCTTTGACCTCTCAGGTTGAATCAGCCTGTGAGCCCCGGACCCGTCTGGCTGACTTACAGAGCGCCActatttttctctccttcacctTTGGCTTCTCTCCAGTTCTAAAAACACTAACAGAGTCCGTGAGCACGGACACAGTGTATGCCATGTCTGCTTTAATGCTCCTGGCCCACCTGGTGTCCTTCCCCTATGCCCAGCCCTCACCCCCGGGCAGCCTCTCCCTGAATGCAGCCctgtttgcctctgtgtgtttaGCCTCACGGCTGCCTGGGGCTTTACACACCTTTGCCATGCTCAGCTGCGCCCTGCTGGTGTTTGCGCTGTGGCCCTGCCTCCTGCAGAAGCTGAGGGAGAATGCCCCAAACCAGttcactgtggtgtgtgtgtgtgtgtgtttaggaggGGTAGGAGGTCTGGGGTCCCTCTTGCCTGGTGGAGCCGTGCTGTTAGCGTTGGCCTTGGGAAGCGTTACATTACTCTGTCCCTTGCTATTGGTAAGACTGCAGAGGCACAAGGACAACATCCATGGGCCCTGGGATGAGGCTGAGATTCACGAGGACCTCAGCCGCTTCCTTCACTGA
- the tmed5 gene encoding transmembrane emp24 domain-containing protein 5, giving the protein MAVVRVFLCVLPLFVALVSERFVPLAAFSQSLDSDFTFTLPAGRKECFYQTMKKDASLEIEYQVLDGAGLDVDFFISSPSGQVLFSDYRKSDGVHTVETEDGDYMFCFDNTFSAVSEKMIFFELILDNMDTDEDPDHWKEYVHGTDMLDMKLEDIMDTINNVKARLGKSVQIQTVLRAFEARDRNLQESNFDRVNFWSVINLTVMVVVSAIQVYLVRSLFEDKRKVRT; this is encoded by the exons ATGGCTGTAGTCcgggtgtttttgtgtgtgctgcCCTTGTTTGTTGCTCTGGTCTCGGAGAGGTTTGTGCCGTTGGCTGCCTTCTCTCAGTCTCTGGACAGCGACTTCACATTCACTCTCCCCGCCGGCCGGAAGGAGTGTTTCTACCAGACCATGAAGAAAGATGCCTCTCTGGAGATTGAGTATCAG GTATTAGATGGTGCAGGTCTCGATGTAGAtttcttcatctcctctccttctgGCCAAGTGCTGTTCAGTGACTACCGCAAGTCAGATGGTGTGCACAC GGTTGAAACTGAAGATGGCGACTACATGTTCTGCTTCGACAACACGTTCAGTGCTGTCTCTGAGAAGATGATCTTTTTTGAGTTGATCCTGGACAACATGGATACAGATGAAGACCCAGACCACTGGAAGGAGTATGTCCATGGAACAGACATGCTGGACATGAAGCTGGAAGATATCATG GACACCATCAACAATGTGAAGGCACGACTGGGCAAAAGCGTGCAGATCCAGACAGTGTTGCGGGCATTTGAGGCTCGTGACCGAAACCTTCAGGAGAGTAACTTTGACAGGGTGAATTTTTGGTCGGTGATCAACCTAACTGTCATGGTGGTGGTATCAGCGATTCAGGTCTACCTAGTCCGCTCACTGTTTGAGGATAAAAGGAAAGTTCGTACATAA